The sequence CATCACTTAAGAGATTTTAATTAGATCTATTTCTACATTCTTTCAGCCCTGTGGACCGTTGTTTTCATGACCCTTGCATTCTGACCAGTCTTCATGGGTATAAGAAGATGAACACAAACAGCAGGGGGCAGCAGAACACTTCTGATTGTATAATTATAGACCAAATGACCCTTCAAATCCTGAGAAATTTCATCTATCCCCATCTttaaacagctttaaaaaatccaTCTAACAGGCTAGATGGTTCTCTCAGTGTCTTCATTGTTGACAGTCACAGGGGCTTATTTTGCAGTCTTCAAATCAGATATGACTGACAGGATAAGTTGAAGGCACCAACAAGAATATTTCAGTTTCAGTCATTTATAAGAATATTTAAGGAGATCCTTATAAATGAAACTTAAACTCATATCAAATAATATACTGGGCTTTTAGTCTTATAAGCCCCTTTTCTAAATAGCTCCCTGACTTTTAGTAAAAGTTCCATTTTACCTGGGTTGATATTTTAATCCAAGCTGTGCTTCATAGAAAGATGGGTTGCTAAATTAATGAATATGCCATTGAACTCAAACGATTGAGTTGTCTGACGGGTCATGTTAAACATTATGATTTTTCAGTATAACCATGTTTATTTCAAAACAGATTTATACCTTTAAGAGTACAcatattggaatttttttttcagttttatgtcagaaaaaaacaattttgccTTAAGATCACCAAGGGGGcagtaaaaggaggaaaaaaatactggATGTGAAGAAAGACTGTTGGTAAACACATCTGCTGCAATTCCTAAGGCAACAGCCCTTGTCAAGAGCCATTATTTATTCGTGTTTTAGTTTGAAGTTTAGAAATTGCCACTGTGCTCTGTGAAATGCTTAACACGTTGAAAACGGATACTATGATAAACCTGTAGCCAATTTACcttaaaatataacaaatgcCTCTTGATCTGTAGGTAATACAGCAACCACATTACTGTTTCTGCATGAGAAGGGAGGATGGTAGAAAGGTTCATGAAACTTTAATGTTTGAAAGTAATGAATATATTTACCTGCTGCAAAAAGCATGACAGCAACAGGTCTGTAGAAGCGCCTTCGAGATCCCACGCAGATGGAAATCAAACCCACCAGGAATGCAATGAGAATGATGGCAGCACCGCCCAAGAgtaaagccagagtagcaatctgccaatctggaaagaaaaaagaaaggcattgCTTTTTTCAAGCAGTACACTATG is a genomic window of Phocoena sinus isolate mPhoSin1 chromosome X, mPhoSin1.pri, whole genome shotgun sequence containing:
- the TMEM47 gene encoding transmembrane protein 47 isoform X2 gives rise to the protein MASAGSGMEEVRVSVLTPLKLVGLVCIFLALCLDLGAVLSPAWVTADHQYYLSLWESCRKPASLDIWHCESTLSSDWQIATLALLLGGAAIILIAFLVGLISICVGSRRRFYRPVAVMLFAAGKYIHYFQTLKFHEPFYHPPFSCRNSNVVAVLPTDQEAFVIF